The Vulcanimicrobium alpinum sequence GGGGTTCGATCGTCGCGGTGTCGGCGACGGAGATGAACGGCGCGCCGGCGTCGGCGCACGCGAGCTCGATGACGCGGCGCGCGCCGGGATCGCGGACGTCGCTCACGAGCGGAACGCCGGGCTTCGCGATTCCGGCCTTGTCACGCGCGATGTCTTCGAGCGTGTCGCCGAGGATCTCGGTGTGATCGCGGCCGATGTTGGTGATGATCGCGACCTCCGGACGCAGCACGTTGGTGCCGTCGAGCATCCCGCCGATCCCCGCTTCGATCACCGCGGCGTCGACCTCCGAGCGGGCGAACCACAAGAACGCCAGCGCGAGCAGCGTCTCGTAATACGTCGGGCGGCCGAACTCGTACGCGATCCGTTCCGCCGCCGGCTGCATCTCGCCGATGAGATCGCCGAACGCCTCCTGCGGGATCGGGACGCCGTCGACGCGCGCGCGCTCGGTCACGCTGCTCAAGTGCGGCTTGGCGTGCAGCCCGGTCCGCTTCCCGGCTGCCTGCAGCACGGCCGCGATCATCGTCGCGGTCGAGCCCTTCCCGCTCGTCCCGGCGACGTGCACGGTCGGATACGCGCGTTCGGGATTACCGAGCGCGGCGAGAAACGCCGCGATGCGGTCGAGCCGGTTGGGCATCCGCCGCGAGGCGTTCTCGTTGATCAAGCCGAGCAGGTACGACTGCGCTGCCTGGAACGTCATACCTCGTGACACCCGGTCGGATGACGATCTGTTGCGTCGCCGGCGAGCAGCTCGAGCGCGTGCGGAAGCGCGCCGGCGATCGCGTCGAGCGTCTCGCGCACCGCTTTCGGACTCCCCGGTAAGTTGACGATCAGCGAACGGTTTCGCACGCCCGCCACGGCGCGCGAGAGCATCGCGCCGCGCGTGTGCTTCATCGAAGCGGCGCGCATCGCTTCGGCGATCCCCGGCACTTCGTAGTCGAGAACGGCTTGCGTCGCCTGGGGCGTCTTGTCGCGCGGACCCAAGCCCGTCCCGCCCGAGGTGAGGACGAGTCGCGTTGGCCCCTCGCACAGTTCGATCAGCGCGGCCTGCAGCGCCGCGGGATCGTCGGGGAGGACGCGTTCGTCGTCGATCGCGAGCGGATTGCCCAGGAGCGCGTCGCGCACGACCGGGATGCACGCGTCGGGGCGTTCGCCGCTGTGGGCGCGATCGGAGAGCACGATCACCGCGACCGGGTAGAGCGTCGTCACGGCGTGGCGGACGCGGCCCACGCCCCCGACTTGCCGCCGGTCTTCTCGAGCAGGCGTATCGAACGAATGACGATCCCTTTGTCGACGGCCTTGCACATATCGTAGACGGTGAGCGCCGCGACGCTCGCCGCGATCAGCGCTTCCATTTCGACGCCGGTTTGACCGACGGTGTTCGCGTGAGCGGTGATCCGCAGCGTCGTCTGGTCGTCCCAAGCGAACGCGACGTCGACGGCGCCGAGCGGGATCGGGTGCGCGAGTGGGATCAGCTCGCCCGTCCGTTTCGCTGCCATGATTCCGGCGAGCTGGGCGGCGGCGAACGCGTCGCCCTTCGCCAGCGTCGCGTCGCGCAGTGCGGCGGCGGCTGCGGCGGGGAGCACCACCAGGGCCTCGGCGCGCGCGCTGCGCGCCGCCGCGGGCTTCGCGCCGACGTCGACCATCGTCAGCGAACCGTCGGCGGCGACGTGCGAGAGCTTCGGCGCGCTCACAGGAACGAAAGGTCCGTCGCCGACGGGGTGAGTTCTTTCTCGGCGAGCCACGCCGCGTCGTAGAGCCGGGAGCGGTAGCGGTCGCCGCCGTCGCACAGGATCGTCGCGACGCGCGCGCCCTCGGGGAGCATACGCGCGAAGCGCGCTGCGCCGACGACGTTGAGCGCAGCGGAGCCGCCGACGAACAGCCCTTCGTGATGCGTGAGCCAGTGTGCCATCTCGACCATCGCGCGGTCGTCGACGCGCAGCGCGTCGTCGACCGGTGCGCCGGAGAAGTTCGCGACGATCCGTTTGATCCCGATTCCCTCTGCGTTCGAGTCGCCTTCGACGTCGAGCGTCCCGTGCTTCACGTAGGAGTAGAGCGCGGAACCGTACGGATCGGCGAGGACCGTGCGGATCGACGCATCGCGCGCCTTGAGCGCACGCGAGACGCCGCCGATCGTTCCGCCCGTCCCGGCCGAGGTGACGAACGCGTCGAGCGCGCCGCCGGCCTGGTCGTAGATCTCCGGACCGGTCGTCGCTTCGTGCGCGTCGCGGTTGGCGAGGTTCTCGAACTGATTCGCCCACACCGCGCCCGGCATCGACTCCGCGAGCGCGCGCGCCTGGTGGTAGTAGTTGGCGGGATCGGCGAACGGCACGGCGGCGACGATCCGCAGGTCGGCACCGAGGGTGCGCAGCAGCGCGTATTTCTCGGGCGCCTGATCGTCGGGGACGACGATGACGGTGCGGTAGCCGCGCCCGTTCGCGACGACGGTCAGCCCGATCCCGGTGTTGCCGGCGGTCCCTTCGACGATCGTTCCGCCGGGCGCGAGCAGACCGCGCCGCTCGAAGTCGTCGATGATTCCGCGCGCCGCGCGATCCTTGACCGAGCCGCCGGGATTGAGAAACTCGGCTTTCCCGAGGATCGTGCGCCCGATCGCCGCCGAGAGCTTCGGCAGCGCGATCAGCGGCGTGTTCCCGATCGTACCGGCGACGCCGTCGCGCACTGCGGTTGCGAAGGTTGGTGAGGGATTCGGCACGGTGCGGTGAACGTCGTCCGGCGAGGATGACGGTTCCTGTTCACTCCGCCGACGGCGCACTCGGATTGTACGGCGCCGTCGGCGACGCACTTGCCGGACGCGGGCTCGGATTCGGGCGCCGGCGTGCGGCCCTCGCGGGCGGCTTCGCCCGCCATCGCGGTGAGGACGAGGACACGGTCTCCGCGAGCTGGTGCGCCGGACTCCTCGCCGAGATCGGCGCGCTCGCCGTGATCGTCTCCGCCGACGCCGGCGAACACCGGCGGTCGCTCGCCGTCGCCGACGCCCCGCTCTACGGCGCGCGCATCGCCGCCGAGATCCCCGGTCTGCCGCCCGCGACGGCCGATCTGATTCGCTGGCATCGCGAGCACGCCGACGGCACCGGATTCCCGGACCGGCTGCGCTGGACGGGATTCCGCGCGACGCGGCGGCGCTCGGGATCGTCCATGCGTTCCTGGAAGCGGCCGACGATCCGCAAGACCCGCGTTCGCCCGAGGGACGGCGCTTCCCCGTCGAACTCGTCCGCGCGTTCCGCGACTTCGTCGCGCGTACCGGCGCCGACGCGACGGCGTTCGACGAACCGGCGCTCCCCGTCCCCGACGACGACGCGCTCGTCGCCGAACTCGCGGCGCGGCTCGACGCACGCGATCCGTCGACCGCACGACGCAGCGAACGGATCGCGCAGATCGCCGC is a genomic window containing:
- the moaC gene encoding cyclic pyranopterin monophosphate synthase MoaC; amino-acid sequence: MSAPKLSHVAADGSLTMVDVGAKPAAARSARAEALVVLPAAAAAALRDATLAKGDAFAAAQLAGIMAAKRTGELIPLAHPIPLGAVDVAFAWDDQTTLRITAHANTVGQTGVEMEALIAASVAALTVYDMCKAVDKGIVIRSIRLLEKTGGKSGAWAASATP
- a CDS encoding MogA/MoaB family molybdenum cofactor biosynthesis protein, with protein sequence MTTLYPVAVIVLSDRAHSGERPDACIPVVRDALLGNPLAIDDERVLPDDPAALQAALIELCEGPTRLVLTSGGTGLGPRDKTPQATQAVLDYEVPGIAEAMRAASMKHTRGAMLSRAVAGVRNRSLIVNLPGSPKAVRETLDAIAGALPHALELLAGDATDRHPTGCHEV
- a CDS encoding cysteine synthase A; this translates as MRDGVAGTIGNTPLIALPKLSAAIGRTILGKAEFLNPGGSVKDRAARGIIDDFERRGLLAPGGTIVEGTAGNTGIGLTVVANGRGYRTVIVVPDDQAPEKYALLRTLGADLRIVAAVPFADPANYYHQARALAESMPGAVWANQFENLANRDAHEATTGPEIYDQAGGALDAFVTSAGTGGTIGGVSRALKARDASIRTVLADPYGSALYSYVKHGTLDVEGDSNAEGIGIKRIVANFSGAPVDDALRVDDRAMVEMAHWLTHHEGLFVGGSAALNVVGAARFARMLPEGARVATILCDGGDRYRSRLYDAAWLAEKELTPSATDLSFL
- a CDS encoding bifunctional folylpolyglutamate synthase/dihydrofolate synthase, producing the protein MTFQAAQSYLLGLINENASRRMPNRLDRIAAFLAALGNPERAYPTVHVAGTSGKGSTATMIAAVLQAAGKRTGLHAKPHLSSVTERARVDGVPIPQEAFGDLIGEMQPAAERIAYEFGRPTYYETLLALAFLWFARSEVDAAVIEAGIGGMLDGTNVLRPEVAIITNIGRDHTEILGDTLEDIARDKAGIAKPGVPLVSDVRDPGARRVIELACADAGAPFISVADTATIEPLAGERYGQSFAVTTPVDRYDVSLPVLGDFQQRNAATAIRALEQLPPELRPSRAQIEDGLSRTIIPGRMEYFPSHPGVVFDIAHNPDKAASLAYALAQSFPGRRFTFVMAIGESKDAAEVIAPFFPLGGSFVFTSFSVAGRTASRPQRLASIAHELGAWGRAISDPVEAFAIARRNADAGGVIVVTGSTFVVATLREWWLANVASNV